From the Bacillota bacterium genome, one window contains:
- the ypeB gene encoding germination protein YpeB, translating into MKWTRQTGAVVALAVFWGATAFWGIGQLRARRQAEALLQNKYNRAFYECLQRTKNVEVLLSKGLVSASPEQMDTLFSDLWYNSNAAQENLNQLPVSHNVIARTAKLLTQVGDYAYSLARRNRGEPLKPEDWRTMEQLYRKAGVLTRELTSIEREASSGRFRWTEVKQGLARQLPREPVAAADHSFRRVDTQLQELPVLVYDGPFSDHIERMKPLGLTGKIVTAEEAKEIARRFLDPGGARIRGARIAGQIRGKIPAYSVEFRVGERPWEIISVDVSKKGGHVVYMLNPRAVPKAKLSDEEGKARAQAFLASRGLLNMVPTYTLREQNILTVSFAYRQDGVVIYPDLIKVQVALDNGQVLGYEAQGFLTSHHQRTLPAPRVTLEEARRRLSPRVKVAAERLAVIPTSGQQEVLTYEFKTQLGKDIFLVYINALTGDEEHILKLLKVPTGTLTL; encoded by the coding sequence ATGAAGTGGACGCGCCAAACCGGAGCAGTTGTGGCGCTGGCGGTTTTCTGGGGAGCGACTGCTTTTTGGGGGATCGGCCAGCTGCGCGCCCGGCGCCAGGCAGAGGCCCTGCTCCAAAACAAGTACAACCGCGCCTTTTACGAATGCCTGCAGAGGACGAAAAACGTAGAGGTCCTCTTGTCAAAGGGGCTTGTCAGCGCCTCCCCGGAGCAGATGGATACGCTCTTTTCCGACCTCTGGTACAATTCCAATGCTGCCCAGGAAAATTTGAACCAGCTTCCGGTTTCTCATAATGTGATTGCCAGAACTGCAAAGCTCTTGACGCAGGTTGGGGATTATGCTTACTCCCTGGCCAGGCGCAACCGGGGCGAACCGCTCAAACCGGAGGACTGGAGGACGATGGAACAGCTGTACAGGAAGGCCGGCGTCCTGACCCGGGAACTCACCTCAATCGAGCGGGAGGCATCCTCCGGGAGGTTTCGCTGGACCGAGGTGAAGCAGGGACTCGCCCGGCAGCTGCCCCGGGAGCCTGTTGCGGCCGCAGACCACAGCTTCCGGCGCGTCGACACCCAGCTTCAGGAGCTCCCCGTCCTGGTCTACGACGGGCCCTTTTCCGACCACATAGAGCGGATGAAACCCCTTGGACTTACGGGAAAAATAGTTACCGCAGAAGAGGCAAAGGAGATTGCCCGCCGCTTTCTCGACCCGGGCGGGGCGCGCATCCGGGGGGCGAGAATCGCAGGCCAGATCCGGGGGAAGATACCCGCCTACAGTGTCGAGTTCCGGGTGGGAGAGAGGCCCTGGGAGATCATCTCTGTTGACGTCAGCAAAAAAGGGGGCCACGTGGTTTACATGCTCAACCCGCGGGCCGTCCCGAAGGCGAAGCTCAGCGACGAAGAGGGAAAGGCGCGCGCCCAGGCGTTCCTGGCCTCACGGGGTCTTCTCAACATGGTGCCCACGTACACCTTGCGGGAGCAGAACATCCTGACCGTTTCGTTTGCCTACCGGCAGGATGGAGTTGTGATTTACCCGGATCTGATCAAGGTCCAGGTGGCGCTTGACAACGGACAGGTTTTGGGGTACGAAGCGCAGGGTTTTCTCACCTCCCACCACCAGAGGACCCTCCCCGCGCCCCGGGTGACCCTGGAGGAGGCGCGAAGGCGTTTGAGCCCCCGCGTGAAGGTGGCGGCAGAACGGTTGGCGGTGATTCCCACCTCGGGCCAGCAGGAGGTGCTGACTTACGAGTTTAAAACCCAGCTGGGGAAGGATATTTTTCTGGTCTACATCAACGCCCTGACCGGGGATGAAGAGCACATCCTCAAACTGTTGAAAGTGCCCACTGGAACCTTGACCCTTTAA
- a CDS encoding spore cortex-lytic protein, producing MGLPLRLKIFCGLVFLLVVLAAAFGSSFLVADVLIPPGGGEVRVAEAAPESYWDNLWLLARVIQGEAGDEPFLGKVAVGAVLLNRVRSGSFPNTLAGVVFQPLAFESVANGLIWWRPPSLESIRAAAAALAGWDPTYGALYFWNPAKPVNPWVWTRQIITQIGRHIFAR from the coding sequence ATGGGCTTGCCTTTGCGTTTAAAAATTTTCTGCGGCCTGGTTTTTCTCCTTGTTGTTCTGGCCGCCGCGTTCGGCTCTTCCTTCTTGGTGGCGGATGTCCTCATCCCGCCCGGGGGAGGGGAGGTTCGTGTTGCCGAGGCGGCGCCGGAGTCGTACTGGGACAATTTGTGGCTGCTGGCCCGCGTCATTCAGGGGGAGGCAGGGGATGAACCTTTTCTTGGAAAGGTGGCGGTGGGGGCTGTCCTGCTCAACCGGGTGCGGAGCGGCTCCTTCCCGAATACCCTGGCGGGTGTGGTTTTTCAGCCTCTTGCCTTTGAATCTGTTGCGAACGGGCTGATCTGGTGGCGCCCCCCCTCTCTCGAGTCCATCCGGGCGGCAGCAGCGGCGCTGGCCGGGTGGGACCCTACTTACGGTGCCCTGTATTTCTGGAATCCGGCAAAGCCGGTCAACCCGTGGGTCTGGACAAGGCAGATCATCACCCAAATCGGGCGTCACATTTTTGCAAGGTAA
- a CDS encoding UbiA family prenyltransferase, translated as MAVPVSRVSAALARIKLYGELVMFSHSLFALPFGLVGMILAAAGLPSWQTFFWIIVSLLGARNAANALNRLVDARIDARNPRTAHRHLPRGLVSPGEVLGLSILGFLLLFVGAWQLNPLCLKLAPLAVFILAVYSYTKRFTWASHLVLGFACGIAPTASWLAVTGSFAVPPLLLTGAVMCWVAGFDIIYATQDLEFDRQEGLHAIPARFGIKNALKIARALHFTAIILLLLVPAFLAPPYATLGPLYYLGVLGAAGLLCWEHLLVKPDDLKRVTLAAYSVNQVIGVTVFLFTFLDVVVF; from the coding sequence ATGGCCGTTCCCGTTTCCAGAGTTTCCGCTGCCCTTGCAAGAATCAAACTGTACGGGGAACTTGTGATGTTCAGCCACAGCCTGTTTGCTCTCCCCTTCGGACTGGTGGGGATGATCCTGGCCGCAGCGGGCCTTCCTTCGTGGCAGACCTTTTTCTGGATTATAGTTTCTCTGCTCGGGGCGCGCAACGCCGCCAACGCCCTGAACCGCCTCGTCGACGCCCGGATCGATGCCAGGAACCCCCGCACCGCCCACCGCCACCTTCCCCGCGGGCTCGTTTCTCCGGGCGAGGTGCTGGGTTTGAGCATCCTGGGCTTCCTGCTCCTTTTTGTGGGAGCCTGGCAGTTGAACCCCCTCTGCCTGAAGCTGGCTCCTCTTGCTGTTTTCATCCTGGCCGTTTACTCCTACACAAAACGGTTCACCTGGGCTTCCCACCTGGTGCTGGGGTTTGCCTGCGGGATCGCCCCAACCGCCAGCTGGCTGGCCGTAACCGGGAGCTTCGCCGTGCCCCCTTTGCTCCTCACCGGCGCCGTGATGTGCTGGGTCGCCGGCTTCGACATCATCTACGCCACTCAGGACCTGGAATTCGACAGGCAGGAGGGGCTTCACGCCATTCCGGCCCGCTTCGGGATCAAAAACGCTTTGAAAATTGCGAGGGCCCTTCACTTCACCGCAATCATCCTGCTCCTGCTCGTTCCGGCCTTTCTTGCCCCTCCTTACGCAACACTGGGCCCTCTCTACTACCTCGGCGTACTCGGAGCAGCGGGGCTTCTCTGCTGGGAGCACCTGCTGGTGAAGCCCGACGATCTGAAAAGAGTGACGCTTGCGGCCTATTCTGTAAACCAGGTGATCGGAGTGACCGTTTTCCTCTTCACGTTCCTGGATGTTGTCGTATTTTAA
- a CDS encoding U32 family peptidase: MKRMQEVPRVELLAPAGKWEALEAVTAAGADAVYLGGKKYNMRLHRRDFNFTEEELQEAVKFAHSRNVKVYVTVNNLLTGAEISELTGYLIFLQEIGVDGMIIQDLGVARLAQELELTIPLHASVMMNAHNLEGLLFLQELGITRVILSRELTLSEIKYLHLQVPDLELEYFTHGDMCFSHGSQCYHSGMLFGESSNRGRCLKPCRWPFELVDRDSGAALPVRAPGPYFLAVKDMCLLPYLPEVIDAGISSLKIEGRMREADYLGPLIGFYRRALDRYYKDPLGYSFDWDEFEALLKMRVRDLSPMYAFGNPGPASIGYTGEREPRFFSQAAKEPVIAPEDLPVNPLPEPGQEGEEAPKPLLAVKAGSYKAALAALAGGADIIYTSGENYISQGPPWSLEELRRLAALGRERGVQIVIGTPRITMPGDMGRINLLLEKTQELAPDGILVANLGAVYAAASATRLPLYADYACNLGNRKAVELLQRHRVVQATAPLEFCYEEILLMCREFPVPLEAVIHGPLPAMVSDHCLPAALREETTKYRTCPGPCREVRYGLRDTAGLIHPLEVEHNCRNHLFLAHELALLPYLRAFYGAGFRSLRLEIPTYSAEEAEAVTRLYRANLDRLWEDPAGYRFPKEDWEKLARIRKGPFGTGPYTRGVRVNKTGSPAPRA; encoded by the coding sequence ATGAAAAGGATGCAAGAAGTTCCCCGCGTCGAGCTCCTCGCTCCCGCAGGAAAATGGGAGGCGCTTGAAGCCGTAACCGCCGCCGGGGCAGACGCCGTTTACCTGGGCGGCAAGAAGTACAACATGCGGCTGCACCGGAGGGACTTTAATTTCACCGAAGAAGAACTGCAGGAGGCAGTGAAATTTGCCCATTCCCGCAATGTTAAGGTCTACGTAACCGTCAACAACCTCCTGACCGGCGCAGAGATCTCCGAACTCACCGGCTATCTCATCTTTCTGCAGGAGATCGGCGTAGATGGAATGATCATTCAGGATCTCGGAGTTGCCCGCCTCGCGCAGGAACTGGAGCTCACCATTCCCCTCCATGCCAGCGTCATGATGAACGCCCACAACCTGGAGGGTTTGCTCTTTTTACAGGAATTGGGGATTACACGGGTGATCTTAAGCCGCGAACTCACCCTTTCCGAGATCAAATACCTCCACCTTCAGGTGCCCGACCTGGAGCTGGAATACTTCACCCACGGCGATATGTGCTTCTCCCACGGCAGCCAGTGCTACCACAGCGGGATGCTTTTCGGTGAAAGCTCGAACCGGGGGCGCTGCCTGAAGCCCTGCCGGTGGCCTTTTGAGCTGGTGGACCGGGATTCGGGAGCCGCGCTCCCGGTCCGGGCCCCGGGGCCCTACTTTCTTGCCGTGAAAGACATGTGCCTCCTTCCCTACCTTCCCGAGGTGATCGATGCCGGGATCTCCTCGCTCAAAATCGAAGGGAGGATGCGGGAGGCCGACTACCTCGGCCCCCTGATCGGCTTTTACCGGCGTGCCCTGGACCGCTACTACAAAGACCCCTTGGGGTACAGCTTCGACTGGGATGAATTCGAAGCCCTTCTCAAGATGCGGGTGCGGGACCTCAGCCCCATGTACGCCTTCGGAAACCCGGGCCCTGCCTCAATCGGTTACACGGGAGAAAGGGAGCCCCGCTTTTTCAGCCAGGCTGCAAAGGAGCCGGTGATTGCGCCTGAAGACCTCCCCGTCAATCCCCTTCCTGAGCCCGGGCAAGAGGGGGAGGAGGCTCCCAAGCCGCTCCTTGCCGTAAAAGCCGGCTCTTATAAAGCGGCGCTGGCTGCCCTCGCCGGCGGTGCCGACATCATTTATACAAGCGGAGAAAACTACATCAGCCAGGGGCCCCCCTGGTCCCTGGAGGAGCTCCGGAGGCTGGCTGCCCTGGGGAGGGAACGGGGGGTCCAGATTGTGATCGGGACACCGCGCATCACCATGCCCGGAGATATGGGAAGAATCAACCTGCTCCTGGAGAAAACCCAAGAGCTGGCGCCAGACGGCATCCTGGTTGCCAACCTGGGCGCCGTCTATGCGGCTGCAAGCGCCACCCGGCTCCCCCTGTACGCGGACTACGCCTGCAACCTGGGAAACCGGAAGGCAGTCGAGCTTTTGCAAAGGCACCGGGTCGTGCAGGCCACCGCACCCCTGGAGTTCTGCTACGAAGAGATTCTCCTCATGTGCCGGGAGTTTCCCGTGCCGCTGGAGGCGGTAATCCACGGGCCCCTGCCGGCAATGGTGAGCGACCACTGCCTGCCCGCGGCCCTGAGGGAGGAAACGACAAAATACCGGACCTGCCCCGGCCCCTGCCGGGAAGTGCGGTACGGGCTGCGCGATACCGCAGGACTGATCCACCCGCTGGAGGTCGAGCACAACTGCCGGAACCATCTCTTCCTCGCCCACGAACTTGCCCTTTTACCGTATCTCCGCGCCTTTTACGGAGCCGGCTTCAGAAGCTTGCGCCTGGAAATTCCCACCTACAGCGCGGAGGAAGCAGAGGCCGTCACAAGGCTCTACCGCGCCAATCTCGACCGCCTCTGGGAAGACCCGGCAGGTTACCGGTTCCCGAAAGAGGACTGGGAGAAGCTGGCCCGGATCAGAAAAGGCCCCTTCGGGACGGGCCCCTACACCCGGGGCGTCAGGGTAAACAAAACGGGAAGCCCGGCGCCTCGCGCCTGA
- a CDS encoding aspartate aminotransferase family protein: MAEHFLGPEEIIRKKREYIIPCLYHFYQAPMQLVWGERQYLYDHKGKRYLDFFAGVSVVNAGHCHPEITDRICEQVKRLQHVCNIYLTQPMVELAEKLARITPGRLQKSFFCNSGTEANEGAILLAKIATRRSELLALQNGLYGRTYLTMSLTGLRFWRTDPCPAGGISFVPNAYCYRCPLNLTYPSCDLSCAEAVRQVIETSTSGEVAALIAEPIQGNGGIITPPPEYFPRLKEILDEYGILLIIDEVQTGFGRTGKWFAIEHWNVEPDIMTMAKALGNGVPIGVFTARPEIADTYTRPGASTLGGNPVSMVAGLATLEVIEKEGLIQNAAVLGSYLKERLLALQEKHPLIGDVRGLGLMLGAELVKDGKEPAAAETDRVLELMKDRGILIGKNGRARNVLAFQPPLVITRDNVDEMIENLDEVLSEVEKTG; the protein is encoded by the coding sequence ATGGCCGAGCATTTTCTGGGTCCTGAAGAAATCATCAGGAAAAAAAGGGAGTACATCATTCCCTGTCTGTACCATTTTTACCAGGCGCCGATGCAGCTGGTGTGGGGGGAAAGGCAGTACCTCTACGACCACAAGGGAAAAAGGTACCTCGATTTCTTTGCCGGCGTCTCGGTGGTCAACGCCGGCCACTGCCACCCGGAGATTACCGACCGGATCTGCGAGCAGGTGAAACGCCTCCAGCATGTCTGCAACATCTACCTGACCCAGCCGATGGTGGAACTGGCCGAAAAGCTCGCCCGGATTACGCCGGGGCGGCTCCAGAAGAGCTTTTTCTGCAACAGCGGGACCGAGGCCAACGAGGGGGCAATCCTTCTGGCGAAGATTGCAACACGCCGGAGTGAACTCCTCGCCCTGCAGAACGGCCTCTACGGCCGCACCTACCTCACCATGAGCCTGACGGGTTTGCGCTTCTGGCGCACCGACCCCTGCCCTGCAGGAGGAATCTCTTTTGTTCCAAATGCCTACTGCTACCGCTGCCCCCTGAACCTCACCTACCCGTCCTGCGACCTCTCCTGCGCCGAAGCCGTCCGGCAGGTGATCGAAACCTCCACCTCGGGGGAAGTGGCAGCCTTAATTGCCGAACCCATTCAGGGAAACGGCGGAATCATCACCCCGCCCCCGGAATACTTCCCGCGCCTGAAAGAAATTCTTGACGAATACGGGATCCTCTTGATCATCGACGAGGTCCAGACCGGCTTCGGGCGCACCGGGAAGTGGTTCGCCATCGAGCACTGGAACGTGGAGCCGGACATCATGACCATGGCGAAGGCCCTGGGGAACGGCGTCCCCATCGGGGTCTTCACCGCCCGCCCCGAAATTGCCGACACCTACACCCGCCCCGGCGCCTCAACCCTGGGAGGAAACCCTGTTTCTATGGTCGCGGGGCTGGCCACGCTGGAGGTCATCGAAAAGGAAGGACTGATTCAGAACGCAGCCGTGCTGGGGAGCTACTTGAAGGAAAGGCTCCTTGCTCTTCAGGAGAAGCATCCCCTGATCGGAGATGTGCGCGGCCTGGGGCTGATGCTGGGGGCGGAACTGGTAAAAGACGGAAAGGAACCGGCTGCTGCCGAAACGGACCGCGTCCTGGAGCTGATGAAGGACCGGGGGATTCTGATCGGCAAAAACGGGCGCGCCCGGAACGTCCTGGCCTTCCAGCCCCCGCTTGTGATCACCAGGGACAACGTCGACGAAATGATCGAAAATCTGGATGAAGTCCTTTCCGAAGTTGAAAAAACCGGATAA
- a CDS encoding deoxyribonuclease IV has protein sequence MPLGAHMSIAGGVDKAVLRGASIGCETIQIFTKNTNQWRAKPLGPEEIARFQEARARTGIEPIFAHTSYLINLGSPQEELWEKSLASLLLEMERCAALGLPYLVMHPGAHLGAGEEAGLDRITRGLNEILARTEESGVMVLLEVTAGQGSNLGWRFEHLARLLEDSFYPERLGVCFDTCHAFAAGYDLRTPEAYAKTFDEFEKIIGIRQLKAVHLNDSRGELGSRLDRHEHIGLGRIGLEAFRLLLNDPRLRSLPMVLETPKGPDMKEDVQNLATLRSLLQE, from the coding sequence ATGCCTCTCGGTGCCCACATGTCCATTGCCGGCGGGGTTGATAAAGCAGTTCTGCGGGGGGCGAGCATCGGCTGCGAAACAATCCAGATCTTTACCAAGAACACCAACCAGTGGCGGGCAAAACCCCTGGGGCCGGAGGAGATCGCCCGCTTTCAGGAGGCCCGCGCCAGAACCGGGATCGAGCCCATCTTCGCCCACACCTCTTATTTAATCAACCTCGGCTCGCCGCAGGAGGAACTCTGGGAGAAGTCCCTGGCCAGCCTTCTGCTCGAAATGGAGCGGTGCGCCGCCCTCGGCCTCCCCTACCTTGTCATGCACCCGGGCGCCCACCTGGGGGCGGGGGAAGAAGCCGGCCTCGACCGCATTACCAGGGGCCTCAACGAAATTTTAGCCCGGACGGAGGAGTCCGGGGTGATGGTGCTGCTGGAGGTAACCGCGGGCCAGGGGTCGAACCTGGGCTGGCGCTTCGAGCACCTTGCCAGACTCCTTGAGGACAGCTTTTACCCGGAAAGGCTCGGGGTCTGCTTCGACACCTGCCACGCCTTTGCCGCCGGCTATGACCTCCGCACACCAGAGGCTTACGCCAAAACCTTTGACGAATTTGAAAAAATCATCGGAATCAGGCAGCTGAAAGCCGTTCACCTGAACGACTCGCGGGGGGAGCTGGGAAGCCGGCTTGACCGCCACGAGCACATCGGGCTGGGCAGAATCGGCCTCGAGGCCTTCAGGCTGCTCCTCAACGACCCGCGCCTCCGCTCCCTTCCGATGGTCCTGGAAACCCCCAAGGGTCCGGACATGAAAGAGGATGTCCAAAACCTGGCAACACTGCGCAGCCTCCTTCAGGAATAA
- a CDS encoding amidohydrolase, with product MLALVNGRIMTMAGPFYEKGTVIVKDRIIAALGPDLEPPGEAQVIDVSDKYVLPGFIDAHSHVGIREEIYRIEGDDINEISDPVTPHLRAIDAVYMGDEAFRDALRGGVTTLMTGPGSANVIGGQSLVMKTHARTVDQAVLKNPVGLKVALGENPKRVYGEQKKAPMTRMATSALLRETLVAAQNYAAKLARGRDNPARRPDRDLKLEAVLPVLRREIPLLIHAHRTDDILTGLRIADEFNLKVSLQHATEAHKIPEELARRGVPAVVGPSLTTRAKVELKERTFATPGILARAGVKVALMTDHPVTPVQYLPLTAALAVREGMDEEEALKAITINPAEILGVADRVGSLEVGKDADIIVLDGHPLDWRTKVELVLVNGEIAHAAGPYAGLLDSGSPHRH from the coding sequence ATGCTGGCCCTTGTCAACGGAAGGATCATGACGATGGCGGGCCCTTTTTACGAAAAAGGAACCGTGATCGTAAAGGACCGGATCATCGCCGCCCTGGGGCCCGACCTCGAACCCCCTGGAGAGGCTCAGGTCATCGATGTCTCCGATAAATACGTGCTGCCCGGTTTCATTGATGCACATTCCCACGTGGGAATCAGGGAGGAAATCTACCGCATCGAGGGGGACGACATCAACGAAATTTCAGACCCGGTGACCCCCCACCTGCGGGCGATCGACGCGGTTTACATGGGGGATGAAGCCTTCCGGGATGCCCTGCGGGGAGGCGTAACAACCCTGATGACCGGGCCCGGAAGCGCCAATGTAATCGGGGGGCAGAGCCTGGTCATGAAAACCCACGCCAGAACCGTGGACCAGGCAGTTCTCAAAAACCCGGTGGGGCTCAAAGTGGCGCTGGGCGAAAACCCCAAACGGGTGTACGGGGAACAAAAAAAGGCTCCGATGACGCGCATGGCCACCTCCGCCCTGCTCCGGGAAACGCTGGTGGCCGCCCAGAACTACGCCGCAAAACTGGCGCGGGGGAGGGACAACCCCGCCAGGCGCCCCGACCGGGATCTGAAGCTGGAAGCGGTCCTCCCCGTCCTGAGAAGAGAGATCCCCCTTCTGATTCACGCCCACCGCACCGACGACATCCTGACCGGGCTCAGGATTGCAGATGAGTTCAACCTGAAGGTCAGCCTCCAGCATGCCACCGAAGCCCATAAAATCCCCGAGGAACTGGCGCGGAGGGGGGTCCCTGCAGTTGTGGGGCCCTCTTTGACAACCCGGGCGAAGGTGGAATTAAAAGAGCGCACCTTTGCAACACCAGGCATCCTGGCCCGGGCCGGGGTCAAGGTCGCCCTGATGACCGACCACCCCGTCACCCCGGTCCAGTACCTCCCCCTTACGGCGGCCCTGGCCGTGAGAGAAGGAATGGATGAGGAGGAGGCACTGAAGGCGATCACCATCAACCCCGCCGAGATCCTGGGCGTGGCGGACCGGGTTGGAAGCCTGGAGGTGGGGAAAGACGCCGATATTATCGTGCTGGACGGCCATCCCCTGGACTGGCGCACGAAGGTGGAACTCGTCCTGGTGAACGGCGAAATCGCCCACGCGGCCGGCCCCTACGCCGGGCTTTTGGACTCCGGCAGCCCCCATCGGCACTGA
- the fdhD gene encoding formate dehydrogenase accessory sulfurtransferase FdhD: MVRKVDENGWLEEEDFVVRETALTIHVNGKELATLVCSPMDLEYMAVGFLCAEGILQKREDLKGITLDEEEGMAWVETGGDASLAEKVFLKRYITPCCGRSRTSFYFATDALLCRPVTSELKVSRKTVVNLAAELQERSGLFRRTGGVHGAALARNDEILIFREDIGRHNTLDKIYGQCFLEEIPRHDKMIIFSGRVSSEILLKVAKMGAPILVSRSAPTDLALKLAEDLRVTVIGFARGNRMNIYTHPDRITP; this comes from the coding sequence CTGGTGCGGAAGGTAGACGAAAACGGGTGGCTGGAGGAAGAGGATTTCGTCGTCCGGGAGACGGCCCTCACCATCCACGTCAACGGAAAAGAACTGGCCACCCTTGTCTGCTCCCCCATGGATCTGGAGTATATGGCGGTCGGCTTCCTCTGCGCCGAGGGAATCCTGCAGAAAAGAGAGGATCTCAAGGGAATCACTTTGGATGAAGAAGAGGGAATGGCCTGGGTTGAGACCGGCGGCGATGCAAGCCTTGCCGAAAAAGTCTTTTTAAAGCGCTACATCACCCCCTGCTGCGGGCGGAGCCGGACCTCTTTTTATTTTGCAACAGACGCCCTTCTCTGCAGGCCCGTCACCTCCGAGCTCAAAGTGAGCAGAAAAACGGTTGTAAACCTTGCCGCGGAGCTTCAGGAAAGGTCGGGGCTTTTCCGCAGGACCGGAGGGGTCCACGGCGCCGCCCTCGCCCGGAATGACGAAATCCTGATTTTCCGGGAGGACATCGGCCGCCACAACACCCTTGATAAAATCTACGGCCAGTGCTTCCTTGAGGAAATCCCCCGCCATGACAAAATGATCATCTTCAGCGGGCGGGTTTCCTCGGAGATCCTTCTGAAAGTAGCGAAGATGGGAGCCCCAATCCTGGTTTCCCGCTCCGCCCCCACAGACCTCGCCCTGAAGCTGGCAGAAGATTTGAGAGTTACGGTGATCGGCTTTGCGCGCGGGAACCGCATGAACATCTACACCCACCCCGACCGCATCACGCCGTAG
- a CDS encoding TIGR00725 family protein: MKSLEGRKIYIGVIGSGEADPEVLQLAREVGREIARRGAVLVCGGRGGVMEAAARGAQEAGGTTVGILPGTSRSEGNPYLTVSIVTGMGEARNAIVVRSSDAVIAVAGGCGTLSEIGLALKMGVPVVGLRTWRLGSPCTGQDPVIRAASPAEAVALAFRSLEFRPAPAP, encoded by the coding sequence ATGAAGAGCCTGGAAGGAAGAAAGATCTACATCGGGGTGATCGGGTCCGGGGAGGCGGACCCGGAAGTGCTGCAGCTTGCCCGGGAGGTGGGGCGGGAGATCGCCCGCCGAGGAGCCGTCCTGGTCTGCGGGGGGCGCGGCGGGGTGATGGAGGCGGCAGCACGGGGCGCGCAGGAGGCAGGGGGGACCACCGTCGGGATCCTGCCCGGGACAAGCAGGAGCGAGGGCAACCCCTACCTTACGGTGAGCATCGTTACGGGGATGGGGGAGGCCCGCAACGCCATTGTGGTCCGGTCCTCGGATGCCGTTATTGCCGTCGCCGGGGGCTGCGGCACTCTCTCGGAGATCGGCCTGGCCCTGAAGATGGGGGTGCCCGTAGTGGGGCTCCGCACCTGGCGGCTGGGGAGCCCCTGCACCGGGCAGGATCCCGTTATCCGGGCTGCTTCCCCGGCAGAGGCCGTGGCCCTCGCCTTCCGCAGCCTGGAATTCAGGCCGGCACCTGCACCCTGA
- a CDS encoding formylmethanofuran dehydrogenase, with the protein MCREKTDWEKTVEFHGHVCAGLAFGYRAARAGLRELGARRAPDEELVAVVETDACGVDAVQVVTGCTLGKGNLLYRDYGKPVYTFGRRDLGKAVRVVVRGEAWSLDEEFQRLREKVRSQAAAPEDQERFRAKQIEVAAKILEAPEDQILKIQEISFDFPEKARIFASIACAVCGEQVMEPRARVRDGKFVCIPCSETYTRGWCDCGSPD; encoded by the coding sequence ATGTGCCGGGAAAAGACTGATTGGGAAAAGACGGTTGAGTTTCACGGTCATGTTTGCGCGGGGCTTGCTTTCGGGTACCGGGCGGCCCGGGCCGGGTTGCGGGAGCTTGGGGCGCGGCGCGCTCCGGATGAAGAACTGGTGGCGGTTGTAGAGACAGATGCCTGCGGGGTCGACGCCGTTCAGGTTGTGACCGGGTGCACTCTGGGCAAGGGGAACCTCCTCTACCGGGACTACGGGAAGCCTGTCTACACTTTTGGCCGCAGGGACCTGGGGAAGGCGGTTCGCGTTGTCGTTCGAGGGGAAGCCTGGAGTCTGGATGAAGAATTTCAGAGACTGCGGGAGAAAGTAAGGTCGCAGGCGGCGGCTCCGGAGGACCAGGAGCGTTTCCGGGCAAAGCAAATTGAGGTCGCGGCAAAAATTTTAGAGGCCCCGGAGGACCAGATTCTCAAGATTCAGGAGATTTCCTTCGATTTTCCCGAGAAGGCCCGCATCTTCGCCTCGATTGCCTGCGCGGTCTGTGGTGAGCAGGTGATGGAGCCGCGCGCCCGGGTGCGGGACGGGAAATTCGTCTGCATTCCCTGCTCCGAAACTTACACCCGGGGCTGGTGCGACTGCGGCAGCCCCGATTAA